The window CCGGAGTCCGCGATGTACCGGTCGGTGGAGGCCAGCGACTGGAAGCCGAACTGCATGACGACCTTGTCCGGGTAGCCGTTGCGGCACGGGTCCTGGTCGGCCTCCCAGTGCTCGTTGCGCACCAGGGTCAGCGACTTGTCGATGCTACGGCTCTCGATCTTGTACGGGCCGCAGGAGTACGGGCGCTTGTCGTACTTCTTCTGCGTGTCGTGCTTCTTGGGCACGATCGCGAAGCCGCGCATGGCCAGCATGAAGTTGAAGTCGCTGTGGCCCTCCGTCAGACGGAAGGTCACCGTGTTGCCGTCGATCTCGATCGAGGAGAGGTGCTTGCCGTCGTACGGGCCCTTGTACTTGTCGCCGCCCTCGAGCCAGTTCTGCGGGTAGCGGGGACCCTCGGTGACGAAGTCGGCGAAGAGGCGCTCGAAGGTGTGGCGGACGTCCTCGATGGTGACGACCTCGCCGTCCTCCCACTTGATGCCGTCCTTGAGCGTGAAGGACCAGGTCTTGCCGCCGTCCTTCATCGTGCCCGCGTCCGTGGCGAGGTCGCCGACCAGGGTCGTGTTGCCCTTGGAGTCGACCCGGTAGCCCGTCAGACCACGCAGGAACAGCACCGCACCGGCGCCGGTGTACGACGAGTAGATCTGCGCCGGGTCCAGGTGGTCGAAGTCGATCTGGTCCAGCGTGTAGATCGTGCCGCCCTTGACCGCGCCGGGCATCTCCGGGGCCGGGCCCGCGGAGTCCGCCTTGGTGCCGACCGCGATCTCGGCAGCCTTGCCCTCGGGGGCCTTCGTCGAGCTGCCGCCCGTACCACCGGCGTTGCCGCTGCTGCACGCGCTCAGGACGGTGGTGGCTCCCGCCGCCACACCGGTGGCGATCAGGAAGTTTCTACGGGAAAAGGACATGGTTTACCTGCCTAGACGTGATGGATGAGAGGGAAGGGCAACCAGCTTCCGGACGACGGCGACCGGGCCTGGGGTGGATCAGCGCTTGGACTTCGGGTCGAGTGCGTCGCGTACCGAGTCGCCGAGCAGATTGAAGGCGAGGACGAAGATGATCATCGATACGCCCGGGAAGATCATGAAGGTGATGTCTTCCGTGTAGAACTGCGCACCGCGCTGGATCATGACGCCCCAGTCCGGGGTCGGGTCGATGATGCCGACGCCGAGGAAGGCGAGGCCCGCCTCCGCGGTCACGAACGCCGGGAGAGCGAGCGTGGACTGGATCAGGATCGGAGTCCACAGGTTGGGCAGCAGTTCCTTGAAGATGACGCGGGCAGGCGAAGCCCCGGTCACCTTGGCCGCCTCGACGAACTCCCGCTCACGCAGGGCCAGTACCTGGCCGCGCAGCAGACGGGCGATGGACGCCCAGCCGAAGGCGGTCAGCACGAGGATCAGGCAGGTGGCCCGCAGCCAGGTCGGGATCTCCTCGTCGGGGGCGACGAAGACGCCGTAGACGACCGGCATGAAGGCGATGAAGAACAGCGTCGACGGGAACGACAGCAGGATGTCGATGACCCGGCCGATGAGGTAGTCGGTCTTGCCGCCGAGGTACCCGGCGGTGATGCCGACGGTCACGCCGATGAGGGTGACCAGGATCGTGGTGGCCGTCGCGATCAGCAGCGAGGTGCGGATGCCGTAGACCAGGAACGTGAAGACGTCGCGGCCCAGCTGCGGTTCGACGCCGAACCAGAAGTCGCCGTCGATACCGCCGTTCGCCTTGACCGGGAAGCCCGCCTCGTTGAGCAGGCCTGCCTGCTCCTGTCCGTACAGGGTGTACGGGTCCTTGCCGTAGAGCATCGAGATGAGCGGAGCGCATATCGCGACCAGGAAGAAGAAGATCACGATATAGGCGGATATGACGCCCGTGCGGTCCCGCTTGAAGCGACGCCAGGCGAGCTGTCCCGGGGACCTGCTCTCGTTGGCCGCCGGTGCGGGAGAAGTGATCGACTTCTCGACGCTCTCGTCGGTCGCCTCAAGCGGGGCAGCCGCTGATGGAGTTGGGGGGGTCATGGTGCTCCTGGCCCAGGGAGGGTCTGATGACTCCGCAGGGCACTCCCCTACGGGCTACGCCGGACTTTTTCAACGCAATTCATTCAAGGTCAATAAATTCTCGGTCGGCTTGGTTTTCTCTTTACTTTCTTTGCTCCCTCTTGACTGATCCGTAGCTACGCGGGTAGCGCAATGTGATCGAGTTGTGCCTTGACTCGGACCAACTGGACTATTCGGGCAAGGAGTTCGTTATGCGGACTCCCCAGTGCCGAAATGCGTACATCGGGGCGTTCAAATCCAACGGTTCGGCATCGGATGCCGAAGATCCATTGCATCGTGCATCGAAGATCCATTCATGCGAGCCCGAATGGGTCTGAGTGGCCCCCCAAAAGGTGGGGTGCGTGTGCGGATTGCCGTTTTTGCCTTGATATTTGCCGGTAACGGAACAGCGCCCCGGCGCTGGAGGCACAGCGCAGTCATGAGGAGGCACTCCATGCGTGGAGCCACGCACGCCAAATGGGCCGCTTGCGCGGCGGCGGTAGCGCTCGCGGCGACGGCCTGCGGAGGCGATGACGACGGCGGCGGCACCGGTGGCGACAGCGGCGCGGTGCTGAGTTCCTCCTGGGGTGACCCGCAGAACCCGCTGGAGCCCGCCAACACCAATGAGGTGCAGGGCGGCAAGGTCCTCGACATGATCTTCCGCGGGCTCAAGCGGTACGACCCGGAGACCGGCGAGGCCAACGACATGCTCGCCGAGAAGATCGACACCACCGACTCGCAGAACTTCACCATCACCATCAAGGACGGCTGGACCTTCAGCAACGGTGAGAAGGTCACCGCCAAGTCCTTCGTGGACGCCTGGAACTACGGTGCCAGCCTGAAGAACAACCAGAAGAACGCGTACTTCTTCGGCTACATCGAGGGCTACGACAAGACCCACCCGGCGGAAGGCAAGCAGACCGCCGACACCCTCTCCGGACTGAAGGTCGTCGACGACAGGACCTTCACCGTCAAGCTCAACCAGAAGTTCTCGTCCTTCCCCGAGACCCTGGGCTACGCCGCCTTCGCCCCGCTCCCGCAGTCGTTCTTCGACGACCACGACGCCTGGCTGAGCAAGCCCGTCGGCAACGGCCCGTACACCATCGACTCCTACGCCAAGGGCTCGCAGATGTCCCTGCGCGCCTGGGACGGCTACCCCGGCGAGGACAAGGCGCAGAACGGCGGCGTCGACCTCAAGGTCTACACCGACAACAACACCGCCTACACCGACCTGCTGGCAGGCAACCTAGACCTGGTCGACGACGTCCCGGCCGCCCAGCTCCAGAACGTCCAGGCCGACCTCGGCGACCGCTACCTCAACACCCCCGCCGGCATCATCCAGACGATCGCCTTCCCCTTCTACGACGACAACTGGAACAAGCCCGGGATGGAGAAGGTCCGCACGGGCCTGTCCCGGGCCATCAACCGGGAGCAGATCACCGAGACCATCTTCCAGAAGACCCGCACCCCGGCCACCGACTGGACCTCCCCGGTGCTCGGCGAGGAAGGCGGCTTCAAGGAAGGGCTGTGCGGCGACGCCTGCGAGTACGACGCCGAGGAGGCCAGGCGGCTCATCGAGGAGGGCGGCGGGCTCCCCGGCGGCCAGGTCAAGATCACGACCAACACGGACACCGGCTCGCACAAGGAGTGGGTGGACGCCGTCTGCAACTCCATCAACAACGCGCTCGACAACGAGCGCGCCTGCGTCGCCAACCCGGTCGGCACCTTCGCCGACTTCCGCAGCCAGATCACCGACCTGAAGATGAGCGGCCCGTTCCGTGCGGGCTGGCAAATGGACTACCCGCTCATCCAGAACTTCCTCCAGCCGCTCTACTACACCAACGCCTCCTCCAACGACGGCAAGTGGTCCAACAAGGAGTTCGACGACCTCGTCGACCAGGCCAACGCCGAGACCGACACCGCCAAGGCCGTCGCGACCTTCCAGCAGGCCGAGGAGGTCGTACGGGACAACATGGCCGCCATCCCGCTCTGGTACCAGAACGGCAGCGCCGGCTACTCGGAGCGGCTGTCCGACGTGAAGCTCAACCCCTTCAGCGTCCCCGTCTACAACGAGATCAAGGTCGGCTGAGCGCCCATGGGACGGTACGTCGTCCGGCGTCTGCTCCAGATGATCCCGGTCTTCATCGGGGCGACCCTGCTGATCTTCCTCATGGTGAACGTGATGGGCGACCCCATCGCCGGGCTGTGCGGAGACCGGCAGTGCGACCCGGCGACGGCCGCCCAGCTGGAGAAGGAGTTCGGCCTCGACAAGCCGGTGTGGCAGCAATACCTGACGTACATGGGGAACGTCTTCACCGGCGACTTCGGCACCGCGTTCAACGGGCAGGAGGTCACCGAGCTGATGGCGTCGGCGTTCCCGGTGACCATCCGGCTGACGATCGTCGCGATCCTCTTCGAGATCGTCATCGGCATCACCCTGGGCGTCATCACGGGCCTGCGCCGGGGCCGGCCCGTCGACACCGCCGTCCTGCTGGTCACCCTCGTGGTGATCTCCGTGCCGACCTTCGTCACCGGTCTGCTGCTCCAACTGCTGCTCGGCGTGGAGTGGGACTGGATCGACCCCTCTGTCTCCGCCGACGCCACCTTCGGCGAGCTGATCGTGCCGGGCCTGGTCCTCGCCTCGGTCTCCCTCGCCTACGTCACCCGGCTGACCCGGACCTCCATCGCGGAGAACAAGCGGTCCGACTACGTCCGTACGGCCGTCGCCAAGGGCCTGCCCCAGCACCGGGTGATCACCAGGCATCTGCTGCGCAACTCGCTGATCCCCGTCGTCACCTTCATCGGCACCGACATCGGGGCGCTCATGGGCGGCGCGATCGTCACCGAGCGGATCTTCAACATCCACGGCGTCGGCTACCAGCTCTACCAGGGCATCCTGCGGCAGAACACCCAGACCGTCGTCGGCTTCGTGACCGTCCTCGTCCTGGTCTTCCTGGTCGCCAATCTGCTCGTCGACCTTCTCTACGCCGTACTCGATCCGAGGATCCGCTATGCCTGAGCAGCCCCACGACGACGGAGCGATCGCCCCGACCGGCATGGGCGGCGCGATGGATCTCGCGACGGCCGAGGGGACGACCTTGGAGAAGACCCCGGGCGGGCCCGAGGGGACCGGCCCTCAGGAGAAGCCCCGCTCGCTGTGGTCCGACGCCTGGCGGGATCTGCGCCGCAACCCCGTCTTCATCATCGCCGGCCTGGTCATTCTCTTCCTGGTCTTCATCTCCCTGTGGCCGGGCGCCATCACCTGGATGAGCCCCCTCAAGTGCGACCTAGCCAAGGCGCAGCAGGGCTCCCAGCCGGGACACCCCTTCGGCTTCAACGGCCAGGGCTGCGACGTCTACACCCGTACGGTCTACGGCGCCCGTACGTCCGTCGCCGTCGGCGTCTGCGCCACGCTCGGCGTCGCCCTCCTCGGCAGCGTCCTCGGCGGGCTCGCCGGCTTCTTCGGCGGGGCGTGGGACTCGGTGCTGTCCCGGATCACCGACATCTTCTTCGCCATCCCCGTCGTCCTCGGCGGGCTCGTCCTGCTGTCGGTGGTCACCAACAACAACATCTGGCCGGTCATCGGGTTCATGGTGCTGCTGGGCTGGCCGCAGATCTCCCGGATCGCCAGAGGCTCGGTCATCACCATCAAGCAGAACGACTACGTCCACGCGGCCCGCGCGCTCGGCGCCTCCAACTCCCGCATGCTGCTGAGGCACATCCTGCCCAACGCGGTCGCCCCGGTGATCGTCGTGGCGACCATCGCGCTCGGCACCTACATCGCGCTGGAGGCGACCCTGTCCTACCTCGGCGTCGGACTGAAGCCGC of the Streptomyces sp. NBC_00287 genome contains:
- a CDS encoding ABC transporter substrate-binding protein — its product is MSFSRRNFLIATGVAAGATTVLSACSSGNAGGTGGSSTKAPEGKAAEIAVGTKADSAGPAPEMPGAVKGGTIYTLDQIDFDHLDPAQIYSSYTGAGAVLFLRGLTGYRVDSKGNTTLVGDLATDAGTMKDGGKTWSFTLKDGIKWEDGEVVTIEDVRHTFERLFADFVTEGPRYPQNWLEGGDKYKGPYDGKHLSSIEIDGNTVTFRLTEGHSDFNFMLAMRGFAIVPKKHDTQKKYDKRPYSCGPYKIESRSIDKSLTLVRNEHWEADQDPCRNGYPDKVVMQFGFQSLASTDRYIADSGNDQYSLSLLNEVASERISKVLGDAKMKARVLTQVDTTCYYFPINMTRIKDAKVRQALNWAWPAQQLKQQRGGAAVTSTATTIISPLTPGHSDFDLYGKKTKPMGDPEKAKALLKEAGAEGQKIVIAFQQSDKAVKEAVTIKTALTKAGFDVVTQQVDKTTFYSEISQLDNKFDMFAAGWGPDWPAGYAVIQPCWDGSQIADGGVNWSQLDNTGVNKAIAAATVITDPEKANAAWGAIDKQIMELAACVPDYNPIRNYFYGSKVGGVIYNAGDTCVAIGKVYAKA
- a CDS encoding ABC transporter permease, yielding MTPPTPSAAAPLEATDESVEKSITSPAPAANESRSPGQLAWRRFKRDRTGVISAYIVIFFFLVAICAPLISMLYGKDPYTLYGQEQAGLLNEAGFPVKANGGIDGDFWFGVEPQLGRDVFTFLVYGIRTSLLIATATTILVTLIGVTVGITAGYLGGKTDYLIGRVIDILLSFPSTLFFIAFMPVVYGVFVAPDEEIPTWLRATCLILVLTAFGWASIARLLRGQVLALREREFVEAAKVTGASPARVIFKELLPNLWTPILIQSTLALPAFVTAEAGLAFLGVGIIDPTPDWGVMIQRGAQFYTEDITFMIFPGVSMIIFVLAFNLLGDSVRDALDPKSKR
- a CDS encoding peptide ABC transporter substrate-binding protein, with the translated sequence MRGATHAKWAACAAAVALAATACGGDDDGGGTGGDSGAVLSSSWGDPQNPLEPANTNEVQGGKVLDMIFRGLKRYDPETGEANDMLAEKIDTTDSQNFTITIKDGWTFSNGEKVTAKSFVDAWNYGASLKNNQKNAYFFGYIEGYDKTHPAEGKQTADTLSGLKVVDDRTFTVKLNQKFSSFPETLGYAAFAPLPQSFFDDHDAWLSKPVGNGPYTIDSYAKGSQMSLRAWDGYPGEDKAQNGGVDLKVYTDNNTAYTDLLAGNLDLVDDVPAAQLQNVQADLGDRYLNTPAGIIQTIAFPFYDDNWNKPGMEKVRTGLSRAINREQITETIFQKTRTPATDWTSPVLGEEGGFKEGLCGDACEYDAEEARRLIEEGGGLPGGQVKITTNTDTGSHKEWVDAVCNSINNALDNERACVANPVGTFADFRSQITDLKMSGPFRAGWQMDYPLIQNFLQPLYYTNASSNDGKWSNKEFDDLVDQANAETDTAKAVATFQQAEEVVRDNMAAIPLWYQNGSAGYSERLSDVKLNPFSVPVYNEIKVG
- a CDS encoding ABC transporter permease produces the protein MGRYVVRRLLQMIPVFIGATLLIFLMVNVMGDPIAGLCGDRQCDPATAAQLEKEFGLDKPVWQQYLTYMGNVFTGDFGTAFNGQEVTELMASAFPVTIRLTIVAILFEIVIGITLGVITGLRRGRPVDTAVLLVTLVVISVPTFVTGLLLQLLLGVEWDWIDPSVSADATFGELIVPGLVLASVSLAYVTRLTRTSIAENKRSDYVRTAVAKGLPQHRVITRHLLRNSLIPVVTFIGTDIGALMGGAIVTERIFNIHGVGYQLYQGILRQNTQTVVGFVTVLVLVFLVANLLVDLLYAVLDPRIRYA
- a CDS encoding ABC transporter permease; the protein is MPEQPHDDGAIAPTGMGGAMDLATAEGTTLEKTPGGPEGTGPQEKPRSLWSDAWRDLRRNPVFIIAGLVILFLVFISLWPGAITWMSPLKCDLAKAQQGSQPGHPFGFNGQGCDVYTRTVYGARTSVAVGVCATLGVALLGSVLGGLAGFFGGAWDSVLSRITDIFFAIPVVLGGLVLLSVVTNNNIWPVIGFMVLLGWPQISRIARGSVITIKQNDYVHAARALGASNSRMLLRHILPNAVAPVIVVATIALGTYIALEATLSYLGVGLKPPSVSWGIDISAASPYIRNAPHALLWPSGALAITVLAFIMLGDAVRDALDPKLR